A region from the Lentimonas sp. CC4 genome encodes:
- the speA gene encoding biosynthetic arginine decarboxylase, with amino-acid sequence MTPPTKPSDNDWTIANAEDYYGLKRWGGGHFSVDDDGFMLVHPSRDQRSIRIHDIVTEAIGKGLKPPLTIRIQDLLRTRVVDLNELFAQAIQDEGYQGKYRGVFPIKVNQLREVIEEIQAAGKEFNYGLECGSKPELMIALAMHKNPKSLIICNGYKDDEFIKLALQGRRLGKEIFLVVEQLSEVPRIIQISKQLGVRPLIGFRIKLSTSGEGKWASSAGEDAKFGLTSPEIIDATRRLKRAGLSDCLQLVHFHIGSQVPNIQTIKKATVEATRFFCELKKMGFPMRLMDVGGGLGIDYDGSRSNYESSMNYTMREYARDVVYNIKTVCTDAGVEVPDIVTESGRAIVAPHSILVTRVCDRISKTSVDPKLPKKKKRNPVLRDLEAILLNEYNSSPLERYHDAQQKKEETNSLFSLGYLDLAEKAEADATYWKICKELSEQGKDATYTPEELESLPQMMAEQYVCNFSVFQSLIDHWACDQLFPIAPLHRLNESPDVDATLVDITCDSEGKVSKFTDVEDVRSTLRLHELNAKQPYYLGVFLVGAYQDIMGDLHNLFGRVNEVHVFLEDDEDDGFYIEDSIKGFTVNDVLGFTQYDGHILTRQLKKQIDRATKDDLIKPREGTKMLDEYAEILRGHTYLAT; translated from the coding sequence ATGACACCTCCCACTAAACCCTCCGATAACGATTGGACGATCGCGAATGCCGAAGACTATTATGGTCTCAAGCGCTGGGGGGGAGGGCATTTCTCTGTAGACGACGATGGTTTCATGTTGGTGCACCCTTCTCGTGACCAGCGCAGTATTCGCATTCATGACATTGTAACCGAGGCGATTGGCAAGGGACTGAAGCCGCCGCTGACGATTCGTATTCAGGATCTGTTGCGCACTCGTGTGGTTGATCTGAATGAACTCTTTGCGCAAGCCATCCAAGACGAGGGCTATCAAGGGAAGTATCGCGGCGTCTTTCCGATTAAGGTGAATCAACTACGTGAAGTGATTGAAGAGATTCAAGCCGCGGGTAAGGAGTTCAATTATGGGTTGGAGTGCGGTAGCAAGCCTGAGTTGATGATTGCCTTAGCGATGCATAAGAATCCGAAGTCATTGATTATTTGCAATGGGTATAAGGATGATGAGTTTATCAAACTTGCCTTGCAGGGACGGCGTCTCGGTAAAGAAATCTTCCTGGTCGTTGAGCAACTGAGTGAAGTGCCTCGCATTATTCAGATCAGTAAGCAGCTCGGAGTGCGCCCGTTGATTGGGTTTCGCATTAAACTTTCCACTTCTGGTGAAGGAAAGTGGGCGAGCTCTGCAGGCGAAGATGCGAAGTTTGGTTTGACCAGTCCTGAGATTATTGATGCCACTCGTCGACTCAAACGAGCGGGGTTGAGTGATTGCTTGCAGTTGGTGCATTTCCATATCGGCTCTCAGGTGCCTAATATTCAGACGATTAAAAAGGCCACTGTCGAAGCGACGCGTTTCTTTTGTGAGCTGAAAAAAATGGGTTTCCCGATGCGCTTGATGGATGTCGGCGGAGGTCTCGGTATTGATTATGATGGTTCGCGAAGTAACTACGAGAGCTCGATGAACTACACGATGCGTGAGTATGCGCGCGATGTCGTTTATAATATTAAGACCGTTTGCACGGATGCAGGTGTTGAGGTGCCTGATATCGTCACGGAGAGTGGACGTGCGATTGTCGCACCGCATTCGATTTTAGTCACGCGTGTGTGTGATCGTATTTCAAAGACCTCGGTCGATCCCAAGTTACCAAAGAAAAAGAAGCGTAACCCAGTTCTACGTGACCTGGAGGCGATCCTATTAAACGAGTATAACTCAAGTCCACTGGAGCGCTATCACGACGCACAGCAGAAGAAGGAAGAGACCAATAGCCTGTTTTCTCTAGGCTACCTCGACCTAGCAGAAAAGGCCGAAGCGGATGCGACGTATTGGAAGATTTGCAAAGAGCTCTCAGAGCAAGGAAAGGATGCCACCTACACGCCCGAAGAGCTGGAATCTCTGCCGCAGATGATGGCGGAGCAATACGTATGCAACTTCTCGGTTTTTCAATCGCTGATCGATCATTGGGCTTGTGATCAGTTGTTCCCGATTGCACCGCTGCACCGACTCAACGAGTCGCCCGATGTGGATGCGACATTGGTGGACATTACTTGCGATAGTGAAGGTAAGGTATCCAAGTTTACGGATGTTGAAGATGTGCGTAGCACACTTCGATTGCATGAGCTCAATGCGAAGCAGCCTTACTATTTGGGTGTTTTTTTAGTTGGCGCGTATCAGGATATCATGGGTGATTTACACAACCTTTTTGGTCGTGTGAATGAGGTGCATGTCTTTCTTGAAGACGACGAAGACGACGGATTTTACATCGAGGATAGTATCAAGGGCTTTACGGTAAATGACGTGCTCGGATTTACGCAATACGATGGGCATATACTGACGCGTCAGCTGAAGAAGCAAATCGATCGCGCGACTAAGGATGACCTAATCAAGCCGCGTGAGGGCACGAAAATGTTGGATGAATATGCCGAGATTCTTCGTGGACATACCTACCTCGCCACTTAG
- the murQ gene encoding N-acetylmuramic acid 6-phosphate etherase: protein MDDTQAAEKIEENLGGLGTESRDLTLRGLDAMDSLTIVNLIADTNEQAVAAVRAEAASIAAAIEAVSARLGAGGRLFYVGAGTSGRLGVLDASECPPTFGVSPDMIQGVIAGGGGALVRSVEGAEDDASQGAEALRARGVTSGDAVMAIAASGRTPYCIGALQEAREVGALTVALSCNKNAALSEFADQPIEVATGAEVIAGSTRMKAGTAQKIVLNMMTTTAMVRIGKVYEGQMVDMAASNEKLRARACRIVMQTTDLATEAEAEQLLQQAGGNMKTAIVMARASVSREVAERLLEAASGNVRAALTGSTE from the coding sequence ATGGATGACACTCAAGCAGCAGAGAAAATCGAAGAGAACCTCGGCGGGCTTGGGACAGAGAGTCGCGATCTTACCCTGCGAGGGTTGGATGCGATGGACTCGCTGACTATCGTCAACCTGATCGCAGATACCAATGAGCAGGCCGTCGCTGCCGTGCGCGCGGAGGCTGCAAGCATTGCCGCGGCGATCGAAGCGGTGTCTGCCCGGCTTGGTGCAGGTGGTCGGCTCTTTTATGTCGGTGCTGGAACCAGTGGTCGTTTAGGTGTGCTGGATGCGTCAGAATGTCCGCCAACCTTTGGAGTCTCTCCGGATATGATTCAAGGAGTGATTGCTGGTGGGGGAGGTGCCTTAGTGCGCTCTGTGGAAGGTGCCGAAGATGATGCATCGCAAGGTGCAGAGGCGCTGCGAGCACGTGGTGTGACTTCCGGCGATGCGGTGATGGCGATCGCTGCGAGTGGTCGCACACCATATTGCATCGGTGCCTTACAGGAGGCGCGGGAAGTGGGTGCGCTTACGGTTGCTTTGTCATGCAATAAAAACGCAGCGCTCAGTGAATTTGCGGATCAGCCGATTGAAGTGGCAACTGGTGCTGAAGTGATCGCAGGGTCGACGCGCATGAAAGCAGGCACCGCTCAAAAGATCGTTTTAAATATGATGACGACCACCGCGATGGTTCGCATCGGAAAAGTCTATGAAGGTCAGATGGTGGACATGGCCGCGTCGAATGAGAAGCTGCGCGCACGTGCGTGTCGCATCGTCATGCAGACGACAGACCTCGCCACTGAGGCGGAGGCCGAGCAACTCTTGCAACAGGCCGGAGGAAATATGAAGACTGCCATCGTCATGGCACGCGCGAGTGTGTCACGCGAAGTCGCTGAGCGTCTTTTGGAAGCTGCGAGTGGCAATGTTCGCGCGGCTTTAACTGGTTCGACTGAGTGA
- a CDS encoding protein phosphatase 2C domain-containing protein, translating into MQLSSHGITDQGKVRKANEDAFLIDAAHQVLAVADGLGGLPGGAEASQRIVELLKQTYRQVDSNEERADLGELILGINKILTKEGHEAHPFTGYGSTLTIAQLIGDQLLIGHVGDSAAYHLRGDDFNKITIDHTMEQEFIERVGESGRKMMPPEYPHTLTRCVGQNEALRVDQSRLTIAPGDRLLLCTDGLNKVVTKQQIHATLQTAQSAEAICQGLVDHANAAGGPDNITVVVVFIK; encoded by the coding sequence ATGCAACTTTCATCCCACGGAATCACTGACCAAGGAAAAGTGCGCAAGGCCAACGAAGATGCCTTCCTGATCGATGCAGCGCATCAAGTGCTTGCAGTTGCCGACGGACTAGGAGGCCTCCCCGGAGGAGCCGAAGCGAGCCAACGCATCGTCGAGCTACTCAAACAAACTTACCGCCAGGTAGACTCCAACGAAGAGCGCGCCGATCTCGGCGAGCTTATTTTAGGCATCAATAAAATCCTAACCAAAGAAGGGCACGAGGCACACCCCTTCACCGGTTATGGCAGCACACTGACGATCGCTCAACTCATCGGCGATCAGTTACTCATCGGGCATGTCGGCGACTCTGCCGCCTATCATCTGCGCGGCGATGACTTTAACAAGATCACGATCGACCACACGATGGAGCAAGAGTTCATCGAACGCGTCGGCGAAAGCGGCCGCAAAATGATGCCGCCTGAATATCCGCACACTTTAACCCGCTGCGTCGGACAAAACGAAGCACTCCGTGTCGATCAATCACGTCTCACCATCGCCCCCGGCGACCGTCTACTGCTCTGCACTGACGGACTTAATAAAGTCGTCACTAAACAACAAATCCACGCCACGTTACAAACCGCCCAATCCGCAGAAGCGATCTGCCAAGGCCTCGTCGATCATGCCAACGCAGCCGGCGGCCCAGACAACATCACTGTAGTGGTGGTGTTTATTAAGTGA
- a CDS encoding CNNM domain-containing protein — MTFTFTLAIAFTIGVSALCSILEAMILSTTTAEIEALKKKNLKRGETLERHKLGLEETSSAILSLNTIANTLGATLVGGLAVKIWPEDTNILFKISSAMAIAILFFSEILPKNMGVLYRPALQPILIYPLTWVCAIMAPLSGIVAVIVRMLLKPSETTTDSDEEILLLAEKSAKEGTLTSNEHEVINNALSLDEVLVDQIMTPRTVLYAIDEAETVGSLFEKESNLPFARIPTYRDETENITGIVRRRDILSAKAKDEDHLKISELTTEAIYIPDNVTIDDALQIFLKKHQQLGITVDEFGTISGVLTMEDVIEHIIGQEIFEEDDPAVDMREFARRRQFASRHKSRKGEL, encoded by the coding sequence ATGACCTTCACTTTCACTCTAGCAATCGCCTTCACGATCGGAGTCTCCGCACTCTGCTCGATTCTTGAAGCCATGATTCTCAGCACCACCACAGCAGAGATCGAGGCACTCAAGAAAAAGAACCTCAAAAGGGGCGAAACACTGGAACGTCATAAGCTGGGTTTAGAAGAAACCAGCTCTGCGATCCTGAGTCTGAATACAATCGCAAACACCTTGGGAGCGACACTGGTCGGCGGTCTCGCAGTCAAAATCTGGCCAGAAGACACGAACATTCTCTTTAAAATTTCGTCAGCCATGGCGATCGCTATCCTTTTCTTCTCCGAAATCCTCCCAAAAAACATGGGGGTGCTCTACCGCCCGGCCTTACAACCGATACTGATTTACCCACTGACTTGGGTCTGCGCCATTATGGCACCCCTCTCAGGAATCGTCGCAGTAATCGTGCGTATGCTACTCAAGCCCTCCGAGACAACAACCGATAGCGACGAGGAAATCCTACTGCTTGCCGAAAAAAGCGCAAAAGAAGGCACCCTGACTTCAAATGAGCACGAAGTGATTAACAACGCACTGAGCCTCGATGAAGTGCTGGTCGACCAAATCATGACACCGCGCACCGTCCTCTACGCCATCGATGAAGCGGAAACCGTCGGTTCCTTGTTCGAAAAAGAGAGTAACCTCCCCTTTGCTCGCATCCCAACCTACCGCGATGAGACAGAGAACATCACCGGTATCGTCCGCCGCCGCGACATCCTCAGCGCCAAGGCCAAGGACGAAGACCACCTCAAAATTTCTGAACTGACGACTGAAGCGATCTACATCCCTGATAATGTGACCATTGATGATGCCCTACAAATTTTCCTCAAAAAGCACCAACAACTCGGCATAACAGTGGACGAATTTGGCACAATTTCGGGCGTCCTCACCATGGAAGACGTGATCGAACACATCATCGGCCAAGAGATCTTCGAAGAAGACGACCCCGCGGTTGACATGCGTGAATTCGCTCGACGCCGACAGTTTGCATCCAGGCACAAAAGCCGCAAAGGCGAGCTCTAA
- a CDS encoding PD-(D/E)XK nuclease family protein: MPNTDVTYLDWNLPLLPAITQQLLAGADGDFIDLSSILVIVPTVQSGRRLREALALAANDRGLFPPDIVTPDVFLGQAIKDEPIANEESATAAWVTVLGAIDCTQFEALFPIAPEQNTSWQLGMAQRLMQLRNELGEEGLDFTLAAQRTAESGHEPTRWRELARLEGLYLDQLRARTLKDPKLARREAAQNYDVPKQIQRIILAATPDPQPLPLQALERAAESIPVEVWIYGPEDASFDQWGRPITEYWTQRPLDFEAWDCHLQTLAAPKPTAAWIAQSMQDKAPESVLLGLADPTLNPIVVDALSRSEIASYDPEGQPLHIGGVGRLTELLCQLCDDRSTSTIRILLQHPDIQEWLNITRSSNELLRQLDRLFEEHLAPDLNTLIHFAKRKTSPELHNTLNQLDRLAEDLGATKHFPSALAQALQQIYAGKQIEASAQSDVPWKERADAIRKLLNNAAEADNLFPKLPSAFSRSAFRQNLQRSRVYPDRPRDAHDLLGWLELLWNDAPHLILAGLNEGIVPESIVGDAFLPEALREELGLRTNAQRFARDAYLLEALCRRRAGELGRIDILVPQAGDDHTPLKPSRLLFLGHPETLLTRTRQLFKETEDSSADIEHSAAWKLTPPAGLPLPESISVSAFKSYLQCPFRFFLRHILKMRTVDVETRELNPAAFGNLFHDTVAELKGRTLDDSIDQAALVKKLHAITEQMLKHRYGDKLSFALRLQHEALMSRVIAFVEHQAEDIATNGRITILDTEEDFEIPLNGFTIKGRIDRIDQHGERLELIDYKTSNSPVTPEKAHLAVVAKKAPPEHLPQEAFFDHEGKTYRWTDLQLPLYVLAKRESGSERPSVAYFNLGQTIEKSGIERWEGFTDSHLDSARVCAQAVIEKIKAGVFWPPSQDVHEAYDDFAALFPDGIENSVDGEAFKAYKFSS, from the coding sequence ATGCCAAACACCGATGTCACTTACCTCGACTGGAACCTTCCCCTACTGCCTGCGATCACCCAGCAATTGCTCGCAGGTGCCGACGGCGATTTCATCGACCTAAGCAGCATCCTCGTCATCGTCCCCACCGTGCAATCCGGTCGTCGCTTGCGCGAAGCCCTTGCCCTCGCAGCCAATGACCGCGGCTTATTTCCGCCGGACATCGTCACCCCCGACGTCTTTCTCGGGCAAGCGATCAAAGACGAACCGATCGCTAACGAAGAAAGCGCCACCGCCGCATGGGTCACCGTGCTCGGCGCAATCGACTGCACACAATTTGAAGCCCTGTTCCCGATCGCTCCGGAGCAAAATACGAGTTGGCAACTCGGCATGGCACAACGGCTCATGCAACTGCGCAATGAGCTCGGCGAAGAAGGACTCGACTTCACGCTCGCCGCTCAACGCACTGCAGAGAGCGGCCACGAACCCACACGCTGGCGTGAGCTTGCACGACTCGAAGGTCTCTACCTCGATCAACTTCGAGCACGCACGCTCAAAGATCCCAAGCTCGCCCGCCGCGAAGCCGCGCAGAACTACGATGTGCCGAAGCAGATCCAGCGCATCATCCTGGCCGCCACCCCCGACCCACAGCCCTTGCCACTGCAAGCACTCGAACGCGCCGCTGAAAGCATTCCTGTCGAAGTGTGGATCTACGGTCCTGAAGACGCCTCGTTTGACCAGTGGGGACGACCTATCACAGAATATTGGACGCAGCGTCCTCTGGATTTCGAAGCGTGGGACTGTCACCTGCAAACCCTTGCCGCACCGAAACCAACTGCTGCGTGGATTGCCCAATCCATGCAAGACAAAGCACCTGAGTCCGTGCTACTCGGCCTAGCAGACCCAACGCTTAACCCCATCGTCGTCGATGCACTCAGCCGCTCAGAAATCGCCAGCTACGATCCGGAAGGGCAACCGCTGCACATCGGTGGCGTCGGCCGGCTCACCGAACTGCTCTGCCAACTGTGCGACGACCGCAGCACCTCGACCATACGTATACTTCTGCAACATCCTGACATTCAGGAATGGTTGAATATCACGCGCAGCAGCAACGAACTACTACGTCAACTCGACCGTCTATTTGAAGAGCATCTCGCGCCCGACCTCAACACACTCATCCATTTCGCAAAACGCAAGACCAGCCCCGAGCTACATAATACGCTCAACCAACTCGACCGACTCGCCGAAGACCTCGGCGCGACCAAGCACTTCCCCTCCGCACTCGCACAAGCCCTGCAACAGATCTACGCAGGCAAGCAGATCGAAGCATCCGCCCAGTCCGACGTGCCGTGGAAAGAACGCGCCGACGCGATTCGGAAGCTACTGAACAACGCAGCCGAAGCAGATAACCTGTTCCCAAAGTTACCTTCAGCTTTCAGTCGTTCCGCCTTTCGCCAAAACCTACAACGCAGCCGCGTCTATCCCGACCGCCCACGCGACGCACACGACTTACTCGGCTGGCTCGAACTCCTATGGAACGATGCGCCACACCTCATCCTGGCCGGACTCAACGAAGGCATCGTGCCCGAGTCGATCGTTGGCGATGCCTTCCTACCCGAAGCGCTACGAGAAGAACTCGGCCTACGCACCAACGCACAACGCTTCGCCCGCGATGCCTATCTGCTCGAAGCGCTTTGCCGTCGGCGTGCGGGTGAGCTAGGGCGCATCGATATACTCGTCCCACAGGCAGGCGACGACCACACCCCGCTCAAACCCTCGCGCCTACTCTTTCTCGGACACCCCGAGACGCTCCTCACTCGCACACGCCAGCTCTTCAAAGAAACCGAAGACAGCAGCGCCGACATCGAGCACAGCGCCGCATGGAAACTCACACCACCCGCAGGCTTACCCTTGCCTGAATCGATCTCTGTCAGCGCATTTAAAAGTTATCTGCAATGCCCGTTCCGCTTCTTCCTCAGGCACATTCTAAAAATGCGCACGGTGGATGTCGAAACGCGCGAGCTCAATCCAGCCGCCTTCGGCAACCTCTTCCACGACACGGTCGCAGAACTCAAAGGCCGCACACTCGACGACTCAATCGATCAAGCCGCCTTAGTCAAAAAGCTACACGCCATCACCGAGCAGATGCTCAAGCACCGCTACGGCGACAAGCTCTCCTTCGCCCTACGTCTCCAACACGAAGCGCTCATGTCACGCGTCATTGCGTTCGTCGAGCATCAGGCAGAGGACATCGCAACCAACGGACGTATCACGATTCTGGATACAGAAGAAGACTTCGAAATCCCACTCAACGGATTTACAATCAAAGGACGCATCGATCGCATCGATCAACACGGCGAGCGTTTGGAGTTGATCGACTACAAAACCAGCAACTCGCCCGTCACCCCAGAGAAAGCACACCTCGCTGTGGTTGCAAAAAAGGCACCACCTGAGCATTTGCCCCAAGAAGCCTTCTTCGATCACGAAGGAAAGACCTACCGTTGGACGGATCTACAACTCCCACTCTACGTCCTCGCCAAACGCGAAAGCGGGAGCGAACGTCCCTCCGTCGCCTATTTCAACCTAGGCCAAACCATCGAGAAGAGCGGCATCGAGCGCTGGGAAGGATTTACCGACAGCCACCTCGACTCTGCAAGAGTCTGCGCCCAAGCGGTCATTGAAAAGATCAAAGCGGGCGTTTTTTGGCCACCGAGCCAAGACGTCCACGAAGCCTACGATGACTTCGCCGCCCTCTTCCCCGACGGCATCGAAAACTCCGTCGATGGTGAAGCGTTTAAGGCATATAAATTCAGTTCGTAG
- a CDS encoding DUF1294 domain-containing protein translates to MNTHRLISVLLILPILALFKSARWVQPKFMLGYLVLISLITCYTYWHDKRRAQIGGRRVSEATLHTLECLGGWPAAYYAQQKFRHKTIKRNYQTIFWCIVGLYQYLSLEMLFQWRVLHTFVALFR, encoded by the coding sequence ATGAACACGCACCGACTTATTTCAGTCCTACTGATCCTGCCGATACTGGCGCTGTTCAAATCAGCCAGATGGGTTCAGCCCAAATTCATGTTGGGCTATCTCGTTCTGATCTCGCTCATCACATGTTACACCTATTGGCACGATAAACGCCGTGCACAGATTGGCGGAAGACGCGTATCTGAAGCGACCTTACACACCCTAGAATGTCTCGGCGGATGGCCAGCCGCTTACTACGCGCAGCAGAAGTTTCGCCACAAGACGATCAAGCGGAATTACCAGACAATCTTCTGGTGCATCGTCGGCCTGTATCAATACCTCTCACTAGAGATGCTCTTTCAATGGCGTGTGCTCCACACCTTCGTCGCACTGTTCCGGTAG
- the hemB gene encoding porphobilinogen synthase, whose protein sequence is MTAPSDFRLDLTHRPRRMRRTASLRALANETDLHVHNLIQPIFVIDGEGDAEPIESMPGISRLTIPLLIEECRELLALGIPAVALFPKLDDSLKSDDGREALNPGTLILRTIRELKAAVPEMAIITDLALDPYTVHGHDGLFDVQAGDLINDATVEILAEMAVLAAEAGVDFVAPSDMMDGRVGAIRVALDENGFEKTAVMAYSAKFASAFYGPFRDAVGSASSAGTHHLDKRTYQLNPGNRREALIEVALDEEEGADVLMVKPAGPYLDIIREVREETELPLAAYQVSGEYAQLQAAAERGWLDLERCRDESLLAIRRAGADMILTYFAKAYALSVANA, encoded by the coding sequence ATGACAGCTCCTTCTGACTTTCGACTGGATCTTACACACCGTCCACGCCGCATGCGCCGCACGGCGTCTTTGCGCGCTTTGGCGAATGAGACGGATCTGCATGTTCATAATCTGATCCAACCGATTTTCGTGATCGATGGCGAGGGCGACGCGGAGCCGATTGAGTCGATGCCGGGCATTTCACGGCTGACGATCCCGCTGTTGATCGAGGAATGCCGCGAGTTGTTGGCACTGGGAATCCCGGCGGTGGCGCTGTTCCCTAAGCTGGACGACTCGTTGAAAAGTGACGATGGGCGCGAGGCGCTCAACCCAGGGACATTGATTTTGCGCACGATTCGCGAGCTGAAGGCCGCGGTGCCTGAGATGGCGATTATCACGGATCTGGCGCTAGATCCCTATACGGTGCATGGGCACGATGGACTGTTTGATGTGCAGGCGGGGGATTTGATCAACGATGCTACGGTTGAGATACTTGCCGAGATGGCGGTGCTGGCCGCGGAGGCGGGCGTCGATTTCGTGGCTCCGTCTGATATGATGGATGGGCGCGTGGGCGCAATCCGTGTGGCTTTGGATGAGAATGGCTTCGAAAAAACCGCTGTGATGGCGTATTCGGCGAAGTTCGCGTCGGCTTTCTACGGGCCTTTTCGTGATGCCGTCGGTAGTGCGAGCAGCGCAGGCACGCATCATTTAGATAAGCGCACCTATCAGTTGAACCCCGGTAACCGTCGTGAGGCGCTGATCGAGGTGGCGCTGGATGAGGAGGAAGGCGCCGATGTGCTCATGGTGAAGCCTGCGGGGCCGTATTTGGACATCATTCGCGAAGTGCGTGAAGAGACCGAGTTGCCGTTAGCGGCGTATCAGGTGTCTGGTGAATATGCGCAACTTCAAGCAGCTGCAGAAAGGGGTTGGCTGGATTTGGAGCGTTGCCGTGATGAGTCGCTGCTGGCGATTCGCCGAGCTGGAGCGGACATGATTCTGACTTACTTTGCGAAGGCCTATGCGCTGAGCGTGGCGAATGCTTAA
- a CDS encoding molecular chaperone DnaJ: MKKSEIFLPKVEAKPDNMLFRFSLGQALYDEGATEASIPHLQRCADSRDDWMLPRILLGKALLQHGQAEAAKPILEHALQLAVDQHHDDPAEELRNILEDL; encoded by the coding sequence ATGAAAAAATCAGAAATCTTCCTACCCAAAGTCGAAGCTAAGCCCGACAACATGCTCTTCCGCTTCAGCCTCGGCCAAGCGCTCTACGACGAAGGCGCCACCGAAGCATCAATCCCACACTTGCAACGCTGCGCCGATTCCCGCGACGACTGGATGCTGCCACGTATCTTACTCGGCAAAGCCCTACTCCAACACGGCCAAGCCGAAGCCGCCAAACCGATCCTCGAACACGCACTGCAACTCGCCGTCGATCAACACCACGACGACCCCGCCGAAGAGCTCCGCAACATTTTAGAGGATTTGTAG
- a CDS encoding PEGA domain-containing protein: MKSPFCIISALALSIFLSACASFEKGTPQEVVIVSFPTEASVYIDGQATGITPITISLPRKVSHEIRLEKAGFNPAVKYFTPVPNEKSKNFVRFGLSEDLGYYHDLEPAVMEAKMKSDLVPNSTGADPFERMAQQALEADQQLEAGEITPMEHKYIIEQIIEFFE, from the coding sequence ATGAAATCCCCATTTTGCATTATTTCTGCCTTGGCTCTGTCCATTTTCCTTTCTGCGTGTGCCTCATTTGAAAAGGGCACGCCGCAGGAGGTTGTCATTGTTTCGTTTCCGACGGAAGCGAGTGTTTATATCGATGGGCAGGCGACTGGTATTACCCCGATTACTATTTCGCTGCCACGTAAAGTGAGCCACGAGATTCGTCTCGAAAAGGCAGGCTTCAATCCTGCCGTTAAATATTTCACACCAGTGCCGAATGAGAAGAGCAAGAATTTTGTGCGTTTCGGCCTTTCAGAAGACCTTGGTTATTACCACGACTTGGAGCCAGCCGTGATGGAGGCGAAGATGAAGAGCGACCTAGTGCCTAACTCTACGGGTGCCGATCCATTTGAGCGCATGGCTCAGCAAGCGCTCGAAGCCGATCAGCAGCTTGAGGCTGGTGAGATTACACCGATGGAGCATAAGTATATCATCGAGCAGATTATTGAATTTTTCGAGTAG
- the gcvH gene encoding glycine cleavage system protein GcvH, whose product MSELPADLLYTKDHEWVKMNNDGTATVGITDYAQESLGDITFVEFPEVGATLEVGDTFGVVESVKAASDLYMPLSGEVIEINEAVDDAPELVNQEAFNQGWLLKIRLSDASQVADLMTPEAYSELI is encoded by the coding sequence ATGAGCGAACTACCAGCCGACCTACTATATACTAAAGACCACGAGTGGGTCAAAATGAACAATGATGGCACTGCCACTGTCGGTATTACCGATTACGCGCAAGAGAGCCTAGGCGACATTACTTTCGTTGAGTTCCCTGAGGTCGGAGCCACGCTTGAAGTCGGAGATACCTTCGGTGTCGTCGAATCAGTGAAGGCCGCTTCTGATCTGTATATGCCATTGAGTGGTGAGGTGATTGAAATCAACGAAGCTGTGGATGACGCACCAGAACTCGTGAACCAAGAGGCATTTAATCAAGGTTGGCTGTTGAAGATCCGTCTGAGCGATGCGTCTCAAGTTGCGGATTTGATGACGCCTGAGGCGTATTCAGAGTTGATTTAA